A genome region from Primulina eburnea isolate SZY01 chromosome 9, ASM2296580v1, whole genome shotgun sequence includes the following:
- the LOC140841950 gene encoding dynamin-like protein ARC5 isoform X2, whose product MVEKDEKINIGRSAEMDGGQWKLYEAYNELHGLAQEFSTPFDAPAVLVVGHQTDGKSALVEALMGFQFNHVGGGTKTRRPITLHMKFNPDCDTPLCHLLSDSDPSVPQEKSLQEVQAYIEAENMRLEREPSQFSSKEIILRIEYKYCPNLTIIDTPGLVAPAPARKNRGLQIQARAVESIVRNKMQHKEFIILCLEDCSDWSNATTRRVVMQIDPELSRTVVVSTKLDTKIPQFARASDVEVFLSPPACTLDGFMLGDSPFFTSVPSGRVGSGHESVYSSNDEFKQAISLREIEDIIVLEEKLGRTLSKPERSRIGVSSLRLFLEELLQRRYMDSVPLIIQLLEKEYRSTTKKLNDTNQELSTLDEVKLKEKGRAFHDLFLTKLSLLLKGAVVAPPDKFGETLQDERVNGGSFIGSDGLQLPQKLIPNAGMRLYGGAQYHRAMAEFRFVVGGIKCPPVTREEIVNACGVEDIHDGTNYSRTACVIAVAKARDTFEPFLHQLGARLLHILKRMLPISVFLLQKDGEYLSDHEVFLKRVSAAFNNFAESTEHSCNEKCLEDLVSTTRYVSWSLHNKNRAGLRQFLDSFGGAEQSTAGVHSANSFSELSSGSVANGKLENKSKSDVKLNHLASGNDSATSIATTETRLADLLDSTLWNRRLAPSSERIVYALVQQIFHGIREYFLASAELKFNCFLLMPVVDKLPALLRDDLESAFEDDLDNVFNITSLRHSLGQRKRETEIELKRIHRLKEKFRQIHEQLNSNQVMSSRS is encoded by the exons ATGGTGGAAAAAGACGAGAAAATCAACATTGGTAGGTCTGCCGAAATGGATGGAGGCCAGTGGAAGCTATACGAAGCTTACAATGAGCTCCATGGGCTGGCTCAGGAATTCTCCACTCCGTTCGACGCGCCGGCGGTCCTGGTGGTGGGCCACCAGACTGACGGGAAGAGCGCGCTTGTTGAGGCTCTTATGGGCTTTCAGTTCAACCATGTTGGTGGCGGAACCAAGACGCGTCGTCCCATTACCTTGCATATGAAGTTCAATCCCGATTGTGACACCCCGCTTTGCCACCTTCTATCGGATTCGGATCCTTCTGTTCCGCAAGAAAAATCCCTCCAAGAAGTTCAG GCATACATTGAAGCTGAAAACATGAGGTTAGAGCGAGAACCTTCCCAGTTTTCCTCAAAAGAAATCATACTTAGAATAGAGTACAAGTATTGTCCGAACCTTACCATTATAGACACTCCTGGACTTGTTGCTCCAGCCCCAGCTCGAAAAAATCGGGGATTGCAG ATTCAAGCTCGTGCTGTGGAGTCAATAGTGCGAAATAAGATGCAGCACAAGGAATTTATCATATTATGCCTTGAAGATTGTAGTGATTGGAGTAATGCCACAACACGGAGGGTAGTGATGCAA ATTGATCCTGAACTTTCAAGGACTGTGGTTGTCTCGACAAAGCTTGATACAAAAATCCCTCAGTTTGCACGGGCTTCAGACGTGGAAGTTTTTCTTTCACCACCTGCATGTACGCTTGATGGTTTCATGTTAGGGGATTCACCCTTTTTCACATCTGTGCCTTCCGGGAGAGTTGGATCTGGGCATGAATCAGTCTACAGCTCAAATGATGAGTTCAAACAG GCTATATCATTGAGGGAGATAGAAGATATAATAGTTTTGGAGGAAAAGTTAGGCAGGACACTTTCAAAACCTGAAAGAAGCAGAATTGGTGTTAGCAGCCTTCGGTTATTCTTGGAGGAGTTGCTGCAGAGAAG GTATATGGACAGTGTACCACTGATCATTCAACTTCTTGAAAAAGAGTATCGAAGCACAACAAAGAAGCTAAACGACACAAATCAGGAACTAAG CACTTTGGATGAAGTAAAGCTCAAAGAGAAAGGAAGAGCTTTCCACGATCTTTTCTTGACCAAG TTATCACTTCTGCTGAAAGGAGCGGTTGTTGCTCCACCGGATAAATTTG GTGAAACGCTACAAGATGAGAGGGTCAATGGAGGATCATTTATTGGCTCTGATGGCCTTCAGTTGCCTCAGAAGTTAATACCT AATGCAGGAATGCGTCTTTATGGAGGTGCTCAATATCATCGTGCAATGGCGGAGTTTCGTTTTGTTGTTGGGGGAATCAAATGTCCTCCTGTTACACGTGAAGAAATTGTCAATGCATGTGGAGTTGAGGACATCCATGATGGAACAAACTATTCCAG GACAGCTTGTGTCATCGCTGTTGCGAAGGCTCGTGATACTTTTGAACCTTTTCTCCATCAG TTGGGTGCTAGACTGCTACACATTCTAAAGAGAATGCTTCCCATCTCAGTTTTTCTTCTCCAG AAAGATGGTGAATATTTGAGTGACCATGAAGTTTTTCTGAAGCGTGTTTCTGCTGCCTTCAACAACTTTGCTGAATCAACTGAACATTCATGCAATGAAAA GTGTTTGGAGGACCTAGTAAGCACCACTCGTTATGTTTCGTGGTCTCTCCACAATAAG AATCGAGCTGGATTACGTCAGTTCTTGGACTCGTTTGGTGGAGCGGAGCAGTCTACCGCTGGTGTTCATTCCGCCAATTCGTTTTCTGAATTATCATCTGGATCTGTAGCCAATGGTAAGCTAGAGAATAAGTCGAAGTCAGATGTAAAACTCAACCATTTGGCTTCTGGAAATGATTCTGCAACTAGTATTGCAACAACCGAGACAAGGCTGGCTGACCTTCTGGATAGCACACTATGGAACAGAAGGCTTGCTCCTTCCTCTGAACGGATTGTTTATGCATTAGTTCAACAAATTTTTCATGGGATCAGAGAATATTTTCTTGCATCCGCAGAACTAAAG TTCAACTGTTTTCTTCTAATGCCCGTTGTTGACAAGTTACCTGCACTTCTACGGGACGATTTAGAATCTGCATTTGAAGATGATTTAGATAATGTTTTCAACATCACCAGTTTACGACATTCACTGGGACAGCGAAAGAGAGAAACAGAAATCGAGCTCAAAAGG ATACACCGGCTTAAGGAGAAATTCAGACAAATTCATGAACAGCTTAATTCAAACCAAGTCATGTCGTCGAGGTCATAG
- the LOC140841950 gene encoding dynamin-like protein ARC5 isoform X1, which yields MVEKDEKINIGRSAEMDGGQWKLYEAYNELHGLAQEFSTPFDAPAVLVVGHQTDGKSALVEALMGFQFNHVGGGTKTRRPITLHMKFNPDCDTPLCHLLSDSDPSVPQEKSLQEVQAYIEAENMRLEREPSQFSSKEIILRIEYKYCPNLTIIDTPGLVAPAPARKNRGLQQIQARAVESIVRNKMQHKEFIILCLEDCSDWSNATTRRVVMQIDPELSRTVVVSTKLDTKIPQFARASDVEVFLSPPACTLDGFMLGDSPFFTSVPSGRVGSGHESVYSSNDEFKQAISLREIEDIIVLEEKLGRTLSKPERSRIGVSSLRLFLEELLQRRYMDSVPLIIQLLEKEYRSTTKKLNDTNQELSTLDEVKLKEKGRAFHDLFLTKLSLLLKGAVVAPPDKFGETLQDERVNGGSFIGSDGLQLPQKLIPNAGMRLYGGAQYHRAMAEFRFVVGGIKCPPVTREEIVNACGVEDIHDGTNYSRTACVIAVAKARDTFEPFLHQLGARLLHILKRMLPISVFLLQKDGEYLSDHEVFLKRVSAAFNNFAESTEHSCNEKCLEDLVSTTRYVSWSLHNKNRAGLRQFLDSFGGAEQSTAGVHSANSFSELSSGSVANGKLENKSKSDVKLNHLASGNDSATSIATTETRLADLLDSTLWNRRLAPSSERIVYALVQQIFHGIREYFLASAELKFNCFLLMPVVDKLPALLRDDLESAFEDDLDNVFNITSLRHSLGQRKRETEIELKRIHRLKEKFRQIHEQLNSNQVMSSRS from the exons ATGGTGGAAAAAGACGAGAAAATCAACATTGGTAGGTCTGCCGAAATGGATGGAGGCCAGTGGAAGCTATACGAAGCTTACAATGAGCTCCATGGGCTGGCTCAGGAATTCTCCACTCCGTTCGACGCGCCGGCGGTCCTGGTGGTGGGCCACCAGACTGACGGGAAGAGCGCGCTTGTTGAGGCTCTTATGGGCTTTCAGTTCAACCATGTTGGTGGCGGAACCAAGACGCGTCGTCCCATTACCTTGCATATGAAGTTCAATCCCGATTGTGACACCCCGCTTTGCCACCTTCTATCGGATTCGGATCCTTCTGTTCCGCAAGAAAAATCCCTCCAAGAAGTTCAG GCATACATTGAAGCTGAAAACATGAGGTTAGAGCGAGAACCTTCCCAGTTTTCCTCAAAAGAAATCATACTTAGAATAGAGTACAAGTATTGTCCGAACCTTACCATTATAGACACTCCTGGACTTGTTGCTCCAGCCCCAGCTCGAAAAAATCGGGGATTGCAG CAAATTCAAGCTCGTGCTGTGGAGTCAATAGTGCGAAATAAGATGCAGCACAAGGAATTTATCATATTATGCCTTGAAGATTGTAGTGATTGGAGTAATGCCACAACACGGAGGGTAGTGATGCAA ATTGATCCTGAACTTTCAAGGACTGTGGTTGTCTCGACAAAGCTTGATACAAAAATCCCTCAGTTTGCACGGGCTTCAGACGTGGAAGTTTTTCTTTCACCACCTGCATGTACGCTTGATGGTTTCATGTTAGGGGATTCACCCTTTTTCACATCTGTGCCTTCCGGGAGAGTTGGATCTGGGCATGAATCAGTCTACAGCTCAAATGATGAGTTCAAACAG GCTATATCATTGAGGGAGATAGAAGATATAATAGTTTTGGAGGAAAAGTTAGGCAGGACACTTTCAAAACCTGAAAGAAGCAGAATTGGTGTTAGCAGCCTTCGGTTATTCTTGGAGGAGTTGCTGCAGAGAAG GTATATGGACAGTGTACCACTGATCATTCAACTTCTTGAAAAAGAGTATCGAAGCACAACAAAGAAGCTAAACGACACAAATCAGGAACTAAG CACTTTGGATGAAGTAAAGCTCAAAGAGAAAGGAAGAGCTTTCCACGATCTTTTCTTGACCAAG TTATCACTTCTGCTGAAAGGAGCGGTTGTTGCTCCACCGGATAAATTTG GTGAAACGCTACAAGATGAGAGGGTCAATGGAGGATCATTTATTGGCTCTGATGGCCTTCAGTTGCCTCAGAAGTTAATACCT AATGCAGGAATGCGTCTTTATGGAGGTGCTCAATATCATCGTGCAATGGCGGAGTTTCGTTTTGTTGTTGGGGGAATCAAATGTCCTCCTGTTACACGTGAAGAAATTGTCAATGCATGTGGAGTTGAGGACATCCATGATGGAACAAACTATTCCAG GACAGCTTGTGTCATCGCTGTTGCGAAGGCTCGTGATACTTTTGAACCTTTTCTCCATCAG TTGGGTGCTAGACTGCTACACATTCTAAAGAGAATGCTTCCCATCTCAGTTTTTCTTCTCCAG AAAGATGGTGAATATTTGAGTGACCATGAAGTTTTTCTGAAGCGTGTTTCTGCTGCCTTCAACAACTTTGCTGAATCAACTGAACATTCATGCAATGAAAA GTGTTTGGAGGACCTAGTAAGCACCACTCGTTATGTTTCGTGGTCTCTCCACAATAAG AATCGAGCTGGATTACGTCAGTTCTTGGACTCGTTTGGTGGAGCGGAGCAGTCTACCGCTGGTGTTCATTCCGCCAATTCGTTTTCTGAATTATCATCTGGATCTGTAGCCAATGGTAAGCTAGAGAATAAGTCGAAGTCAGATGTAAAACTCAACCATTTGGCTTCTGGAAATGATTCTGCAACTAGTATTGCAACAACCGAGACAAGGCTGGCTGACCTTCTGGATAGCACACTATGGAACAGAAGGCTTGCTCCTTCCTCTGAACGGATTGTTTATGCATTAGTTCAACAAATTTTTCATGGGATCAGAGAATATTTTCTTGCATCCGCAGAACTAAAG TTCAACTGTTTTCTTCTAATGCCCGTTGTTGACAAGTTACCTGCACTTCTACGGGACGATTTAGAATCTGCATTTGAAGATGATTTAGATAATGTTTTCAACATCACCAGTTTACGACATTCACTGGGACAGCGAAAGAGAGAAACAGAAATCGAGCTCAAAAGG ATACACCGGCTTAAGGAGAAATTCAGACAAATTCATGAACAGCTTAATTCAAACCAAGTCATGTCGTCGAGGTCATAG
- the LOC140841952 gene encoding NAC domain-containing protein 104-like, with protein MSFNMPPGFRFHPTDEELVVHFLHRKTKLLPCHPDIIPDLDLYPYDPWDLNGKAMAEGRRCYFYSRKTQSRVTGSGYWQPFGAKDEPIYSSSGQRIGIKKHYEFYIGESDSQGVKTSWIMQEFSLSDSSSSSTRSSRSRRNSNNNDYSKWVVCRVYEGDCDDGDDDGIELSCLDEVFLSMDDLDEISLPN; from the exons ATGAGTTTCAACATGCCACCGGGGTTTCGGTTTCACCCGACCGACGAAGAGCTCGTCGTCCATTTCCTTCATCGCAAAACCAAGCTCTTGCCGTGCCATCCGGATATCATCCCGGATCTTGATCTCTATCCCTatgatccttgggatttaaATG GTAAGGCAATGGCGGAAGGAAGGAGATGTTATTTCTACAGCAGGAAGACACAAAGTAGGGTCACAGGAAGTGGATATTGGCAGCCATTTGGGGCTAAGGATGAGCCCATTTATTCAAGTTCTGGCCAAAGAATTGGCATTAAGAAGCACTATGAGTTCTACATTGGCGAATCTGATTCCCAAGGCGTGAAGACCAGTTGGATAATGCAAGAATTTAGCCTATCCGATTCGAGCTCGAGTAGCACCAGATCATCAAGATCAAGAAGAAACTCCAACAATAAT GATTACAGTAAATGGGTCGTATGCCGAGTATACGAAGGCGACTGCGACGACGGGGATGATGATGGGATAGAGCTTTCATGCTTGGATGAAGTTTTCCTGTCAATGGATGATCTTGATGAAATAAGTTTGCCTAATTAG
- the LOC140841951 gene encoding putative clathrin assembly protein At1g03050, translated as MAPSKIRKAIGAVKDRTSIGLAKVGGTASLSDLDVAIVKATRHEEYPPDERYVREILSLTSYSHAYVGACVNTISRRLNKTKNWVVALKTLMLIQRLLSEGDVAYEQEIFFATRRGTRLLNMSDFRDISGKSNAWDYSAFVRTYALYLDEKLEFRMQGRRGKRSGFSYNKEEEEDGGSRSGRGGTSSAGLVRGTPVREMKIEKLFSRVHHLMQLLERFLACKPTGAAKHNRVVTMAFYPIVKESFQLYYDIMEIMAAFLERFQQLDVPSSVKVYEFFTRLSKQHEELDAMYNWCKTAGIARSSEYPEVEKIPKNRLDVLDDIIKRKSANAHNENVPTSNPEPVSVVEKEPADAAPSEDMNAIKALPAPEGFVDDTERKDEPEPTVDQPKEEKNVDQQEADLLNLSENETSTEEHGNRLALALFDADSANTYASETTASPWEAFKEDWETALVQTASHLSNQKASLAGGFDTLMLDGMYQHGMTTQAAVSSGYMATGSASSVAFGSAGKPAMLALPAPPVNNGGAASTNGDPFAASLAVAPPSYVQMSEMEKKQRLLVEEQVMWQHYARDGMQGLVGLGKMQQQTQYPHNTRMY; from the exons ATGGCTCCGAGCAAGATAAGAAAAGCCATCGGAGCTGTTAAGGACCGGACCAGCATTGGCTTGGCCAAGGTCGGGGGCACCGCCTCTCTTTCAGATTTAGATGTCGCGATCGTTAAGGCCACACGACATGAAGAGTACCCGCCAGACGAGCGTTACGTGCGCGAAATCCTAAGCCTAACATCGTACTCCCATGCATACGTCGGCGCCTGCGTCAACACCATATCCAGGCGCCTGAACAAGACCAAGAATTGGGTGGTCGCTTTGAAGACCCTCATGTTAATTCAACGCCTGCTAAGCGAAGGTGATGTTGCCTACGAGCAAGAGATATTCTTCGCCACGAGGAGGGGCACTCGTCTCCTCAATATGTCTGATTTTAGGGACATTTCGGGGAAGTCGAATGCCTGGGATTACTCGGCGTTTGTGAGGACATATGCCTTGTATTTGGATGAGAAGCTTGAGTTCCGGATGCAAGGCCGGAGGGGGAAGCGGAGTGGTTTTTCGTATAATAAGGAAGAGGAGGAAGATGGTGGTAGCCGTAGTGGTCGGGGCGGTACTTCGAGTGCTGGGCTGGTGAGAGGAACTCCTGTGAGAGAGATGAAGATTGAGAAGTTGTTCTCCAGGGTTCATCATCTCATGCAACTTCTTGAGAGGTTTTTAGCATGCAAGCCTACAG GCGCTGCAAAGCATAACAGGGTGGTGACTATGGCATTCTACCCCATTGTCAAAGAGAGCTTCCAACTCTACTACGACATTATGGAAATCATGGCAGCCTTCCTCGAGCGATTCCAACAACTCGACGTCCCCAGTTCTGTAAAAGTCTACGAGTTCTTCACTCGCCTTTCAAAGCAGCACGAAGAGCTCGACGCCATGTATAACTGGTGCAAGACTGCTGGTATAGCTCGCTCCTCCGAGTATCCAGAAGTCGAGAAGATCCCCAAGAACAGACTCGACGTGTTAGACGACATTATCAAGCGAAAATCTGCCAACGCACATAATGAGAATGTGCCTACCTCAAATCCCGAGCCCGTTTCTGTCGTAGAGAAAGAGCCAGCGGATGCAGCCCCATCAGAAGATATGAACGCAATTAAGGCGTTGCCCGCGCCTGAAGGATTTGTAGATGATACGGAGCGTAAAGATGAGCCAGAACCAACTGTAGACCAACCGAAAGAGGAGAAGAATGTTGATCAACAAGAAGCAGATCTCTTGAACTTGAGCGAAAATGAAACAAGCACTGAAGAACATGGAAATAGATTAGCTTTAGCTTTATTTGATGCCGATTCAGCCAATACTTATGCTTCTGAAACTACAGCTTCTCCCTGGGAAGCTTTCAAAGAAGACTGGGAAACAGCGTTGGTTCAAACTGCAAGTCATCTGTCTAACCAAAAGGCATCGCTTGCGGGAGGGTTCGATACTCTGATGCTTGATGGGATGTATCAGCACGGGATGACGACCCAGGCAGCTGTTTCTTCAGGTTACATGGCAACTGGAAGTGCAAGTAGTGTTGCGTTTGGGTCGGCTGGGAAGCCAGCGATGCTGGCACTGCCAGCTCCACCTGTAAACAATGGCGGAGCTGCCTCCACGAATGGTGATCCTTTTGCCGCCTCTCTTGCAGTGGCACCGCCATCCTACGTTCAGATGTCGGAAATGGAGAAGAAACAACGGTTGTTAGTTGAAGAACAGGTAATGTGGCAGCACTATGCAAGAGATGGGATGCAGGGACTTGTGGGATTAGGGAAGATGCAGCAGCAGACTCAGTATCCTCACAATACAAGAATGTACTAA
- the LOC140840627 gene encoding peroxidase 43 — protein MVLGTILAVIISYFLGFTQAQLRVGFYANSCPNAEAIVSGVVREAAASDENTAPVLLRLHFHDCFVQGCEGSILIDNGVATDEKHAFGHQGVRGFDTIEKAKAQLESACPRTVSCADIVALAARDALVLARGPSYEVETGRRDGLVSNLRLADDMPDVNDSILKLKQKFFDKGLTDKDLVVLSAAHTIGTTACFFMGQRLYTFSADGNSDPSINPGFLPELKSTCPQNGDVNVRLPIDRGSPQTFDNGILQNIRSGFAVLQSDANLYQDGATKSVVDSYFGLLSPLLGPSFESDFANSMVKMGRIGVLTGTQGTIRRVCSAFD, from the exons ATGGTTCTTGGGACGATATTGGCGGTAATAATCAGTTATTTTCTTGGGTTTACGCAAGCCCAGCTCCGAGTAGGCTTCTACGCCAATAGCTGCCCCAACGCCGAAGCCATAGTCAGCGGCGTTGTCCGAGAAGCCGCCGCCTCCGACGAGAACACCGCCCCTGTCCTCCTTAGGCTCCATTTCCACGACTGCTTTGTTCAG GGATGTGAAGGGTCGATTCTGATAGATAACGGAGTAGCAACCGATGAAAAGCATGCGTTTGGGCACCAAGGAGTACGAGGATTTGACACAATCGAAAAGGCGAAAGCCCAGTTGGAATCAGCCTGCCCAAGAACCGTCTCTTGCGCAGATATCGTCGCATTGGCTGCCAGAGATGCACTTGTCTTG GCGAGAGGACCGTCGTACGAGGTGGAAACAGGGAGACGGGATGGCCTGGTGTCGAATTTGCGCTTGGCGGATGACATGCCGGATGTCAATGATTCCATTCTGAAACTCAAACAAAAGTTTTTCGACAAGGGCCTAACAGACAAGGATCTTGTTGTTCTTAGCG CTGCACATACAATTGGCACAACAGCATGCTTCTTCATGGGACAAAGGCTCTACACATTCTCTGCCGATGGCAACTCCGACCCTTCCATAAACCCAGGGTTCTTGCCTGAGCTAAAGTCGACGTGCCCACAAAACGGGGACGTCAACGTTCGCCTACCTATCGACCGGGGAAGCCCACAGACATTCGACAACGGAATTCTGCAGAACATCAGGAGTGGCTTTGCTGTTCTACAGTCGGATGCTAACTTGTACCAAGATGGGGCCACGAAGAGTGTCGTGGACTCGTATTTTGGTCTCTTAAGCCCTTTATTGGGACCTTCATTCGAGTCTGATTTTGCTAATTCGATGGTGAAAATGGGCAGAATTGGTGTGCTGACAGGAACGCAAGGGACTATCAGGCGTGTGTGCTCGGCTTTTGATTGA